From Streptomyces fungicidicus, one genomic window encodes:
- a CDS encoding carbohydrate-binding protein: MTAGNNGASTPEDDDPFGYLYADGQANGAQPPSGGYGYPNSVNRVRPVGTRQYGQQAAAPQAPQQQGVYGQPSAHYAAPETLPGGATTTQSPQPAYGGRGGGRGRGPNTKGLLIGAIAVVAAVVIGIGIAMIGGDDDEGDGGNQADSTPTQSQDSGEPSPSASESAEEAADLPTGDAKAMRLGGTAALASDIEGAQSDGGVYVTNLNQPGSSVTWTVNDIPEDGAYTVFVRYSTTDDPQSMTLTVNGKEFGSKLNMDNFARAKDGDFSKGWTQTFAWPTLNKGSNTISVSCADGDKCNVLLDQLWLKEGQVKK; this comes from the coding sequence ATGACGGCCGGCAACAACGGCGCGAGCACGCCGGAGGACGACGACCCGTTCGGCTACCTCTACGCCGACGGGCAGGCCAACGGGGCCCAGCCGCCGTCCGGCGGCTACGGCTACCCGAACTCGGTGAACCGGGTGCGGCCGGTCGGAACCCGGCAGTACGGCCAGCAGGCCGCCGCCCCGCAGGCTCCGCAGCAGCAGGGCGTCTACGGCCAGCCGAGCGCCCACTACGCCGCCCCCGAGACGCTGCCCGGCGGCGCGACCACCACCCAGTCGCCGCAGCCGGCGTACGGCGGCCGTGGTGGCGGCCGGGGCCGCGGACCGAACACCAAGGGTCTGCTCATCGGCGCGATCGCGGTGGTCGCCGCGGTCGTGATCGGCATCGGCATCGCCATGATCGGCGGCGACGACGACGAGGGCGACGGCGGCAACCAGGCGGACTCGACGCCCACCCAGTCCCAGGACAGCGGCGAGCCCAGCCCCTCCGCGAGCGAGAGCGCGGAGGAGGCGGCGGACCTGCCGACCGGCGACGCGAAGGCCATGCGGCTGGGCGGCACGGCAGCCCTCGCCTCGGACATCGAGGGCGCCCAGTCCGACGGCGGCGTCTACGTGACCAACCTGAACCAGCCCGGTTCCTCGGTCACCTGGACCGTCAACGACATCCCCGAGGACGGCGCCTACACCGTCTTCGTGCGCTACAGCACCACCGACGACCCGCAGTCGATGACGCTCACCGTCAACGGCAAGGAGTTCGGCTCCAAGCTCAACATGGACAACTTCGCCCGTGCCAAGGACGGCGACTTCTCCAAGGGCTGGACCCAGACCTTCGCCTGGCCCACCCTCAACAAGGGCAGCAACACCATCTCGGTCTCCTGCGCCGACGGCGACAAGTGCAACGTGCTGCTGGACCAGCTGTGGCTCAAGGAGGGCCAGGTCAAGAAGTGA
- the cdgB gene encoding diguanylate cyclase CdgB, with amino-acid sequence METESEPYVRLASLRQLHQAMADMNTARSLADTLQTVADGVVGALGYELAAVNLVRPDGDLVVAALAGNTAAEALITGRAGSRESWDRRLNMGERWGDLIFIPHSEGWVLDDDDVPQWYTDGPAPRFEDEWHPSDRLFAPMYAPGPQGGGNSGELVGVLSVDRPRNGRRPGAWGREALQMYAFQAAIAISNARLRANMQRALVRLERDQQALRASEESFRQAFEYAPSGMAIAEMGGDQHGRILRTNDALCRLLGRPASAMRRYSFSDLVHPEDIGTLLRTSAEGGRAELRLGRRDGTYVWVSLRNSVVADAADGPRFLLTHVEDIEERKRRELQLAHRASHDSLTGLPNSAELRSRLASRLCRQQPQGVLPAAVDSMEPFESFDSHDAAYGPPAFDRGHDFDFPPGAETFDGYDHHVHTVAPAAEFDDGAKGLAVLFCDLDGFKSINDRFGHNAGDAVLIEVARRLSNGVRDGDTVARLGGDEFVILADGLGRADAQDLAVRLRNEIIQPIRAEGRAVRVGASFGIGWAHCGLTADEVLKSADERMYVEKRSRPKQHRRAG; translated from the coding sequence ATGGAGACCGAGTCGGAACCCTACGTCCGCCTTGCGTCGCTGCGACAACTCCACCAAGCCATGGCCGACATGAACACGGCCCGCAGCCTGGCGGACACCTTGCAGACGGTCGCCGACGGCGTCGTGGGCGCCCTCGGTTACGAGCTGGCGGCCGTCAACCTGGTACGCCCCGACGGCGATCTCGTGGTCGCCGCCCTCGCCGGGAACACCGCCGCCGAGGCCCTGATCACCGGACGGGCCGGCTCCCGCGAGTCCTGGGACCGCCGTCTGAACATGGGTGAACGCTGGGGCGACCTGATCTTCATACCCCACAGCGAGGGCTGGGTCCTCGACGACGACGACGTCCCGCAGTGGTACACCGACGGGCCCGCGCCCCGCTTCGAGGACGAGTGGCACCCCTCCGACCGGCTCTTCGCCCCGATGTACGCCCCCGGCCCGCAGGGCGGCGGCAACTCGGGGGAACTGGTCGGCGTGCTCTCCGTGGACCGCCCGCGCAACGGCCGGCGCCCCGGCGCCTGGGGCCGCGAGGCGCTCCAGATGTACGCCTTCCAGGCCGCCATCGCGATCAGCAACGCCCGGCTGCGCGCCAACATGCAGCGCGCCCTGGTCCGCCTCGAACGCGACCAGCAGGCGCTGCGGGCCAGCGAGGAGAGCTTCCGGCAGGCCTTCGAGTACGCCCCCTCCGGCATGGCCATCGCCGAGATGGGCGGCGACCAGCACGGCCGCATCCTGCGCACCAACGACGCCCTGTGCCGCCTGCTCGGCCGCCCCGCCTCCGCGATGCGCCGCTACTCCTTCTCCGACCTGGTCCACCCCGAGGACATCGGCACCCTGCTGCGCACCTCCGCCGAGGGCGGCCGGGCCGAGCTGCGCCTGGGCCGCCGCGACGGCACCTACGTCTGGGTGTCGCTGCGCAACTCGGTGGTCGCCGACGCCGCCGACGGACCGCGCTTCCTGCTCACCCACGTCGAGGACATAGAGGAGCGCAAGCGCCGCGAGCTCCAGCTCGCCCACCGCGCCTCCCACGACTCCCTCACCGGGCTGCCGAACTCCGCCGAGCTGCGGTCGCGGCTGGCCTCGCGGCTGTGCCGGCAGCAGCCGCAGGGCGTGCTGCCCGCCGCCGTCGACTCCATGGAACCCTTCGAGTCCTTCGACTCCCACGACGCCGCCTACGGCCCGCCCGCCTTCGACCGGGGACACGACTTCGACTTCCCGCCGGGCGCCGAGACCTTCGACGGCTACGACCACCATGTGCACACCGTCGCGCCCGCCGCCGAGTTCGACGACGGGGCCAAGGGCCTCGCGGTCCTCTTCTGCGACCTCGACGGCTTCAAGTCGATCAACGACCGGTTCGGGCACAACGCGGGTGACGCGGTGCTCATCGAGGTCGCCCGCCGGCTCAGCAACGGCGTGCGCGACGGCGACACCGTCGCCCGGCTCGGCGGCGACGAGTTCGTGATACTCGCCGACGGGCTCGGCCGGGCCGACGCCCAGGACCTCGCCGTACGGCTGCGCAACGAGATCATCCAGCCCATCCGGGCCGAGGGCCGGGCCGTCCGGGTCGGGGCCAGCTTCGGCATCGGATGGGCACACTGCGGCCTGACTGCGGACGAAGTGTTGAAGTCAGCCGACGAGCGGATGTACGTCGAGAAACGATCTCGTCCCAAACAGCATCGCCGGGCGGGCTGA